From a region of the Phaeodactylum tricornutum CCAP 1055/1 chromosome 4, whole genome shotgun sequence genome:
- a CDS encoding predicted protein: protein MTIETESGAVSGTRGTAKRDTLRANEVAVQKIWDEEKVFETEPDDRESFMVTFPYPYSNGHLHIGHAFSLTKAIFRAQFERHRGKNVLFPFAFHCTGMPIQAAANKLTSEIELYGCPPQFPEADPEVRAKMEAEIAASKEAKAAQPENKSKGSKTKLVQKTGTGIVRQWNILLKMVPEDEIPAFQDPLHWLSYFPPIGVDHLHNFGAGVDWRRAFITTYVNPYYDAFIRWQFEVLKEKGKILFGKRNNVFSLVDGQVCADHDRSEGEGVGPQEYVLIKLKVLQPGHGQSRHAKMEAILAKYDQPVYFVPATLRPETMYGQTNCFVLPDGEYGAYMIDATNEIFIMSARSARGLSCQSYQGNEYFTKEFGKILCLETFTGSELLGLPLKAPMAKYDKIYTLPLLTISMGKGTGVVTSVPSDAPDDFVSLKALQDKPDFRAKYGITDDMVMPYEVVPIITIEGYGDASAVFMCEKLKITSFNDKAKLQQAKDETYLKGFNMGIMKVGSHSGKKVSDAKPIIKQELILAGQACLYFEPESRVVSRTSDECVVASTDQWYLAYGEESWTKAVKKHVLNSDNFNAYDPAALHKYDYTIGWLQEWACTRQFGLGTFLPWDRAWVIESLSDSTIYMSFYTIAHFLQGEGNLTGDKSKSPCSIDPADLSNDVFDFIFRKGPLPSDSNIPAKTLEKMRTEFRYWYPMNLRVSAKDLIQNHLTMALFNHAAVWEEEPELWPKGYYCNGHVLVDAEKMSKSKGNFLMMNDTIQTYGADATRFACADAGDSLDDANFSRETADAAILSLITEDAWISETLTSVDLRSGEENLIDKILLNETNRLIASAGSNFARMQFKEGLKEGWFEMLNARNDYRAWCKDSGVPMHKGVVLRWAETIVILICPICPHWSERIWKQIGNIGLAIRAPWPVAEEEDKILTRQAKFLRDSIKHFRSQAGRAKKGWMRASILVNDSYPQWKIDTLVWMQGQYDVSSGFSPGFMKDLKDYTAKFVKDKKLIKFTMQFASFMKKETEDVGDAALDVLLPFDQKEILQVSIEYIKAQLNIEELDIIQLGVEEAPEVPERVRENVTPGKPSLYIR from the exons ATGACAATcgaaacagagtctggtgCCGTATCGGGAACTCGAGGAACTGCCAAACGTGATACGTTGCGAGCGAACGAAGTCGCTGTGCAAAAGATTTGGGACGAAGAGAAGGTGTTTGAAACGGAACCCGACGATCGTGAAAGTTTCATGGTGACTTTTCCATACCCTTATTCGAATGGTCATTTGCACATTGGACATGCATTTTCCTTGACGAAGGCAATTTTCCGAGCTCAATTCGAGCGCCACCGAGGCAAGAATGTGCTGTTTCCATTTGCCTTTCATTGCACAGGCATGCCAATTCAAGCG GCAGCGAATAAGCTAACATCGGAGATTGAATTGTATGGATGCCCTCCTCAGTTTCCGGAAGCCGATCCTGAAGTCCGTGCCAAGATGGAAGCAGAAATTGCCGCCTCGAAAGAAGCCAAGGCGGCCCAACCTGAAAATAAGTCAAAAGGGAGCAAGACAAAGCTTGTGCAAAAGACCGGAACGGGAATTGTGCGACAGTGGAACATTCTCCTCAAAATGGTTCCGGAAGATGAGATTCCGGCATTCCAGGATCCTTTGCATTGGCTGAGCTACTTTCCTCCAATTGGTGTAGACCACTTACACAACTTTGGAGCAGGCGTGGATTGGCGGCGGGCGTTTATAACTACGTATGTCAATCCATACTATGATGCATTCATTCGTTGGCAGTTCGAGGTATTGAAAGAGAAAGGCAAGATCCTTTTTGGGAAACGTAACAATGTGTTCTCGCTGGTTGACGGACAAGTTTGTGCAGATCACGATCGTTCGGAAGGTGAAGGTGTAGGACCTCAGGAATATGTCCTGATTAAGCTTAAAGTGCTGCAGCCAGGCCACGGACAGTCCCGCCATGCGAAGATGGAAGCAATTTTGGCGAAATATGACCAGCCTGTATATTTTGTCCCTGCTACCCTGCGCCCTGAAACTATGTACGGACAAACCAACTGCTTTGTCCTCCCTGACGGTGAATACGGTGCCTATATGATTGATGCAACGAACGAAATTTTTATCATGAGTGCGAGATCGGCTCGGGGACTCTCATGCCAATCATACCAGGGAAATGAATACTTTACCAAAGAGTTTGGTAAAATCCTGTGTCTCGAAACGTTTACAGGTAGCGAATTGCTGGGCTTGCCGTTAAAAGCTCCGATGGCGAAGTACGATAAGATTTATACCCTTCCATTGTTGACGATAAGCATGGGCAAAGGAACTGGAGTGGTGACATCCGTCCCTAGTGACGCTCCCGATGACTTTGTTTCACTTAAAGCGCTACAGGACAAACCCGACTTTCGCGCGAAATACGGCATTACGGACGACATGGTCATGCCGTACGAAGTTGTTCCAATCATCACAATAGAAGGATACGGCGATGCGTCTGCTGTCTTTATGTGTGAAAAGCTAAAGATTACAAGCTTCAACGATAAGGCTAAGCTTCAGCAAGCCAAGGATGAGACATACCTTAAGGGTTTTAATATGGGAATTATGAAAGTCGGAAGCCATTCCGGAAAGAAGGTCAGCGATGCCAAACCAATTATCAAGCAGGAATTGATTCTTGCTGGCCAGGCGTGTCTGTACTTTGAACCAGAATCTAGGGTGGTTTCCCGAACGAGTGACGAGTGTGTTGTCGCTTCTACAGATCAGTGGTATCTGGCATATGGAGAGGAGTCGTGGACTAAAGCTGTTAAAAAGCACGTCTTGAACTCGGATAATTTCAACGCATATGACCCGGCTGCTTTGCACAAGTATGACTACACCATTGGCTGGTTGCAAGAATGGGCGTGTACTCGGCAGTTCGGTCTGGGAACATTCTTGCCATGGGATAGAGCCTGGGTTATTGAGAGTTTGTCGGACAGCACTATCTACATGTCCTTTTATACTATCGCACATTTTCTCCAGGGAGAAGGCAATTTGACAGGTGACAAATCAAAGTCTCCTTGCAGCATTGATCCTGCAGATTTGTCAAATGACGTATTTGATTTCATTTTTCGCAAAGGACCATTGCCAAGTGACTCAAATATCCCGGCCAAGACATTAGAGAAGATGCGTACCGAGTTCCGTTATTGGTACCCGATGAATTTACGTGTGAGCGCGAAAGACTTGATTCAGAACCATTTGACTATGGCGCTTTTCAATCATGCCGCTGTTTGGGAGGAGGAACCAGAGCTATGGCCCAAAGGATACTACTGCAATGGGCATGTCCTTGTGGATGCCGAGAAGATGTCAAAGTCGAAGGGGAACTTCTTGATGATGAATGATACAATACAAACGTATGGTGCGGATGCCACCCGGTTTGCCTGTGCCGACGCTGGCGACTCGTTAGATGATGCGAACTTCAGCCGAGAGACAGCCGACGCCGCCATTCTATCTCTTATCACGGAAGATGCATGGATAAGTGAAACGCTCACATCTGTGGACCTTCGATCCGGCGAAGAAAATCTGATCGATAAAATTCTGTTGAACGAAACAAACCGCCTAATTGCTAGTGCTGGTAGTAATTTTGCTCGAATGCAATTCAAGGAAGGACTTAAGGAAGGATGGTTTGAGATGCTCAACGCCCGCAATGACTATCGAGCCTGGTGCAAGGATAGCGGTGTTCCAATGCACAAAGGTGTAGTTCTACGGTGGGCAGAGACCATTGTAATTTTGATTTGCCCGATTTGTCCGCATTG GTCCGAGAGGATATGGAAACAGATCGGAAACATCGGGTTGGCCATTCGGGCACCATGGCCggtggcggaggaagaagacaaaatTTTGACTCGACAAGCCAAGTTTTTGAGAGATTCTATAAAGCACTTCCGTTCCCAGGCTGGGAGAGCAAAGAAGGGGTGGATGAGGGCTTCTATTCTTGTAAACGATAGCTATCCTCAGTGGAAGATTGATACGCTTGTATGGATGCAAGGCCAGTACGATGTATCGTCTGGATTTTCTCCAGGATTCATGAAAGACCTAAAGGATTATACTGCAAAGTTTGTGAAAGACAAGAAATTGATCAAGTTTACAATGCAGTTCGCCTCATTCATGAAGAAAGAAACAGAGGATGTAGGTGACGCCGCGCTCGACGTTCTGCTTCCCTTTGACCAGAAAGAGATACTTCAGGTAAGTATTGAATACATTAAGGCGCAGCTCAACATCGAAGAACTTGATATTATCCAGCTGGGTGTGGAGGAAGCACCTGAAGTCCCAGAAAGAGTCCGGGAGAACGTAACGCCAGGAAAGCCGTCTCTTTATATCCGCTAA
- a CDS encoding predicted protein, which produces MPYSVSLCSFGQHTPKIQLVADTFDENAAIDTVSQCPTTCRALEEALEDFLDKDESASPCLRYVARKDAGWLSCRKPYHRPHSSVLGILEELEDPTADVTIRLNCYRGRESIVASHDCDCPEPHNSWERTELHLPESTVESKRTQMSLDWIDIRDVTNSAQFLSTPSSCVHFLRSLLGCDHRASPWMARRGRKRKEDAVGTVMLVCRSEPPRVLIDFRVTDACPSWYLHGMGRINLPIRQSVWCKRTTNKAEMATLLIYRVLPPRDQMSVLHPITGVPATVGCLWEIATMHPATTDEMVPPEPFREIRMVSPPYIAASEYPADLLGPLLSEHSLQVLQIEAKAIAHWTAWPEAQHYQAKNDSPLAPWNVFPLCYCFPATNVQARQWIHQTCALVPLTVELLRRHLGDALRTALFSRLDSESVLEPHTGWEDLANHVYRVHIPLIVPDGDLCGAWVDGCVETHRRGRPLIFDDSKTHRAFNYSSQERIVLIIDLARPCTFPDGTARGGHSEELDKFIEQMGV; this is translated from the coding sequence ATGCCGTACTCAGTATCGCTTTGTTCATTCGGACAGCATACTCCTAAGATCCAACTCGTTGCGGATACGTTTGACGAGAATGCCGCCATCGATACAGTCTCGCAATGTCCAACAACTTGCCGGGCTTTGGAGGAAGCATTGGAAGATTTTCTGGACAAGGACGAATCCGCTTCCCCCTGCCTCCGGTACGTCGCCCGCAAAGATGCAGGGTGGCTGTCCTGTCGCAAACCGTATCATCGCCCCCACTCAAGTGTTCTAGGAATTCTagaagaattggaagatcCTACAGCTGACGTAACGATTCGATTGAATTGTTACCGCGGACGAGAAAGCATAGTGGCCTCTCACGATTGCGATTGTCCGGAACCTCACAATAGTTGGGAACGCACGGAACTGCATCTACCGGAATCGACGGTCGAATCCAAACGGACGCAAATGAGCCTGGACTGGATTGACATTCGCGATGTTACGAACAGTGCACAATTCCTGTCAACGCCCTCTAGCTGTGTGCATTTTTTGAGGTCGCTTTTGGGTTGTGATCATCGAGCGTCACCGTGGATGGCGAGAAGAGGGCGGAAGCGCAAAGAAGACGCTGTCGGAACAGTCATGTTAGTGTGTCGCAGCGAGCCCCCTAGAGTATTGATTGACTTCCGTGTGACTGATGCCTGTCCCTCATGGTATCTGCATGGAATGGGGCGAATCAATCTACCTATTCGCCAATCTGTATGGTGCAAACGTACTACAAACAAAGCTGAAATGGCGACACTTTTGATATATCGCGTATTGCCCCCTCGCGATCAGATGAGCGTACTGCATCCAATAACCGGTGTTCCAGCTACGGTAGGCTGTTTATGGGAAATTGCAACTATGCATCCAGCGACAACAGACGAAATGGTTCCTCCGGAGCCCTTTCGGGAAATTCGTATGGTTTCGCCACCATATATCGCCGCAAGCGAATACCCCGCTGATTTGTTAGGTCCCTTACTAAGCGAGCATTCCCTACAAGTGCTACAAATCGAAGCGAAAGCTATCGCACACTGGACGGCGTGGCCAGAAGCTCAGCATTACCAAGCCAAGAATGATTCGCCTCTAGCGCCCTGGAATGTTTTCCCCTTATGTTACTGCTTCCCTGCTACCAATGTGCAAGCTAGACAATGGATTCACCAGACATGTGCGTTGGTGCCATTGACAGTGGAACTTCTTCGGAGACATCTAGGCGATGCCTTACGAACGGCGTTGTTTTCCCGGCTCGATTCTGAATCAGTCTTGGAACCACACACTGGTTGGGAAGACCTTGCGAATCACGTATACCGTGTGCACATTCCTCTGATCGTCCCAGATGGAGATCTTTGTGGTGCCTGGGTTGATGGCTGCGTCGAAACTCACCGACGTGGGCGCCCCTTAATATTTGATGATTCCAAAACTCATCGAGCCTTTAACTATAGCTCGCAAGAGAGAATTGTCCTAATCATTGATTTGGCCCGTCCTTGCACTTTTCCTGATGGCACTGCTAGGGGCGGACATTCCGAAGAGCTTGACAAGTTTATCGAACAAATGGGAGTTTAG